The nucleotide sequence TCTTTTCTCTTGATTGTTGGCTGGTCTTTGAGACTGCCACTTCTATTTTTATAGTAAGGAACTGTTTTAATACACCATGAAAGGTAATCGTTAATCCACTCAGGTTGGGTACCTATTTCCCAAAACTTCTTTTCTCCTACTATTTTCTTAGCATATTTTTTTACCTGCTCAAGATGCTTAGTATTTAGCCTGTCTCCGCTCAAAAAATTAAAGGCCGGTGCATATTCATCTTGCCTGAGCTTGTTCAAGAATGCCAGATCTTTTATAAGAGGGAAACGCTCATTATCGGTAAGCCCTATAACTGGTTTTTTACTCACGACTGTAAACATTTGCTGATTCACGTGCTTTTTTCTCTGCCATTTGTCTCCTAATCTCCCGTATCCTTTCCATAGATTCATTGGTCTCCTTTAATACAGCTTGCCTTTTAACCGTATCTAAAGCTTCTAACCTATCGGCTGCCTCTATCGTTGATTCCCCAGAGGGAGTAATTTCACACCTTGCCAATGCAAGTCGTATGAACTCTTCTGCCCTGTCTTCGTCTTCTACCCATTCTCTGGATTTAACATATGCGCAGACCTGCTTTAGATCTTCAAAAAGAAACTGATGAATCTTTGGCACTAAATGAGGTTGTCCCTTAAAAAAATCAAACGAGAAAAACCAACATGCCAGTTGCATGGAGGTAAGGTGGTTTACATCATCTTCCAAATCAGCAGTAACGGAAGGCAACTCAGAATCATCAACGCTGAAGTCTCCATAAACCCTTCTGAAGATATCCAATAACAAAACGCTGGTCTGTAAATCTTCTTCTGGATGTGTTTCCTGATTGTAAAAAAACACTTCAGGGCATTTTTTAAGGTGATGTATTAAATCGCTAATATATATCATAGTTTATGTTCTAGCATGATAATGATTATGAGAAAATTCCGCCGCAAAATCCAGAAGTTGCTGTTCATTTGTAACGTAGTGAACATGCCAGCCCATGTCTTTTAACCGTTTGACTTCTTCCTCATGCCAATTTCGGCTTGAGTGTAGAACCAAAGTACCCACACCACCTGCATTTTCAAGCGCTTGTTCAATAATTGTCCAGTTCGTCTTGCCGTTGGTTTTATCTTCACTTTTTAACATCCTAAAAATGTCATCGTCGGTAACAACTATAACATGCGATTTTTCTTTTCTAGGTTTACCAAAAGGAGACTCTAAGCGAGGTACTCCATACGCATACCCTGTTCCCAAGTAAGAGGTCAAAACGGATAAAACTTCCTTTTCCGAAGACCTAAACCCTTCTGTTTCCATAAAGCTCCCTGGTTCTCCCGATAAACAACCCATCACTTTAGCACCAGCCCGAAGTGCAGATAGGCCGATAACAGTTGCCGCCAGGATTGGCCATGAAAAACGTTTGCTGGGATTTCCCATAGAGCCAGAACAGTCTATACCGATATAAACATCCAGAGGTTTTTTATTTTCAGCATCATTATCTTCTTCACCATAAACCCTCTTAACGGTATTATATCCTGGAAAAATCTCAGGCGCACCAATAGCGGTTTCTACCCAATCTATTTCGTCCATAGGGTCACTCACATCCCAGCTTTCAGTACCTTCGGGCAGGTTAAATGATTTAGGGTTTGTGGATTCCAGGGGAAAAGAGATTAGGTGAGGTAAAGCTATTTCTTTATAATAGTTGTTAATCAGTTCTTGTTTATCAATTTTGGGGTTTACTTGCCTAAACAAGTCTACATACTTACCGGGATCCAAATAACGTTGCTGCGGTCCTTCGCCACTGTCTTTTAATTTATCCAAACCTAAGTCGGCAGCCTTTGATGTGGCAGCTTTTGATTCGCCATGGACAGATACAGCTTCCTCTCTGGGGTCAATAGCACCTGCTATGCCATCTAAGTCCATTTCTGCCAATCCTGCAACTACTCCCCCTCCTTCTCCGGCATGCTCTGAATCTAGATATACCACAAAAACTTTTCTTGCATCCTCATACTCTTTATCCTCCATAAGGTAAGGGTACATTAAAGCTGCGAACCGTCCTGCACCATCTAACCAATTTTTGGAATAACTCCGTATGAGAGAAGCTGCAAGTGAAGCATCGGCATCAATTGCGGCAGATAAACCTCCGTTTATGGAAACCAAACTTCCACGTTCCAGTTTCCACAGATACTCGTAGGTTCGCATATAGAACATCCATGTTTTTGAAGTAAGCTCTTCAACTTTTAGCTTCCGGTAAACTTCAGCCATGTTTAAGTTTTTCTTCCGCTGAAGGGTATCGTTGATCAATAGGTCGGTATACAAATTGGCCACAAAAGGTGCCCGGTCTTCAATGTCTGCCAGTCCCCACCTTATCCTAGAAAGGAGTATGGCATTATCGTACAAGTTGGCCGGAGAATAAATGTGGTGACCAATCTCATGCGCCAATACTTCCACAGAAAAATCTACAATTCCCTCTTTATGAATTTTCTCAAGATCGATAACAATCCTGTGATCGCTCAGCCTAATCATAGCGAAACTTCCGGTAAGACCTTCATAAGATGCCTCTTCTGAACTGAGACACCATACCGGCTCCCTTAGCTTCACATAGGGACTCCAATTAAGCTTAGCGATAGGCCAGTCTTCCTTCCATTTCAACAGAATATTTTCCAGTGAGTCCTCCATTTTTACAATTTGTATAAGTATAAATAGTGGGAACTTTTTCTGGTAAAAACCAAGGTGTTGTTTTTGACTACACTTGAAGTAACATCCTCAAATCTTGCATGTTGCTTCCCATACTGTGATAAAAAGTTTTTGAATGCCTCCGTTTGCCCAACAATGTCCTCGTACAAAACAGGAACACCAGAGAGAAAAATTTTTCCAAAATTATCTGCAAAAAAGGCGTAACTATTGCTCTTGTCGCTTGCCACTATTTCGTTCGCATATAACGTTACCAAAGGAGGTGTATAAAAAAAGCCACCATACCCAACAAAGCCTCCAGCCTCACCAATAAAGCTGCCGTTGTCCACATTTGCCCACTCCTGTTTAGAGGTTTTCCCTATGGCCGCAACCCCTTTGCAGGCTTTTTGTAGTACCTTCTTCAGCTCTTTTCTAAGACTTTGATAAGCTTCCTTAGCCCTGCCTTTCAAATGTGCCATACCGCAAAACCATGCGCAAATTCTACCTACAGAAAGAAATTCATCAATTGATTGACAATGTGGCACCACTTTTTCCATCTGAGAGACCCAACGCAAAGCGCTTTCCGGCTGATGAAAGAGTATAGACTCGACCGCAGTATTGATAGCCCTTAAGGCTCTTAAAGGAGATTCTAAAAAAACCATTGGATTTTTTTCACACAAACTCCAAGCTGCCCGATACTCCTTTTCGTAAACAACTCCAGCTTTGCTCCCTAGCAGCCTTAGTAGCTCAGTATAAAAAGCCTTTGTTATTTGGGGCAGAGCATTTGCATCTACTGCAAGCAGTTCCTTCACAGCAGGCTCAACAACCCCAACCATCCAATGAGCAATGCAGCTTCCATCTATGGTTCCATGCCTGATTTCACTTTCCAGGTAGAGTTGATTGTAAACAGTGGCATTTTCCCTTAAATGGTCGACTAAAGGGGAGTAACTTACTTTTTCCATTGCAGCCACCGTTTATAGTTCATATACCTTTGGTGAAAATACTTTAATTTGAGAATATCATCATGCCGGTAACCATAAAGCTTCTTCTCCTGCGACCAATTGTACAGCTGCTTTTCAATATCCAGCAATCTTTTATCAATTTCTTTCATTGACACATTTTCCAGACCTTGCTTGAACTGTTCATCAAAGGCGTCCATTGGGTCGTCCGCATCCAAGCCCTGACTCATGTACTCATCGCACGATAGGTCAAAAAGCTTCCGCAACCAAACAATTCTATCGACTCTGTAACTTTCATTTCCTGCTTGGTCAAAAAAGGGCGATTCAAGATGAGGCACCAAAGAATCATGAAGGATAAAAGGGAGAATCTGGCGGATATCTTCCAGTTCTACCTGCTTATTCCCTCTAAAAAAAGCCAATGCCTTGGAGTAAATTATTAGGGTCATAATCTTTCTTACCGAAACCCCATTCAGGGTTTGAGAACCCAGGTCTTTTACATGATCCTTGCCTGTCTCCTTTCTGAAAAGAGTTCTAAAGTCCAAGCCGGAAAGCTTTGCAGTATCTTTGGTCATATACTCGATCTTATCGGAAGAAGACTCAAAAAACTCAAACTGCCTGCAAAAGAACTCCAACCTCTTTCTTAAAGGGGCAGAAATCGCTATTCCCCTAATTTGCTCATGTACGATATCCATTTCTTCTTCCGTGAAAACAATTTCATCTGGAATCATGGACTCAGGCTTAAAGTTAAGCTCTATTCTTCTCTGCAAGTCCTCTATAAATCTGGTATTGAAATGGAAAGCACGAATAACTACATCTATTCTGTCTTTTAGTGCTTCAATCACCTGATAGGTTCCCCCACCCGCATCATCATTGGCGGTAAGGTACCAAGCTGCTTGTGGACATTCATAGATCTGGTCAAATATCTCCGCATAATTGTCAGACAAAACAGTAAGCAAAGCAGATTGTGTACGGGTAGGAATACGGTTGTATTCATCAATAATTTTCACCTTCATCCCCAACCATTTACGCCAAGCTATTCTTATATCGGATGTTTTTTCTGCTTTTACCATATCAGCAGGCAAAGGGTGACCTAGCAAGTCAGATATAGTCATCTGAGGCTGACCATGCTGAATAGCCCTCATAACATCTATTTTAGAGTACCCGGCCAATAAGCCCATTAATAGCGAAGTAGCAGTCTTGCCCCGCCCTGGCCCTCCAACAATTAGACATTTACCCCTAACAGCTAAGGTTAAAAGCGGTATCAGAACAAAACTTGAATAACTCTGCCCTTTCGGCAAAGTCACTTCCACTTTTCTATCGCCAAAAGTGAACCTTCTGGAATCCCCATCTTCATATTCTATATCATAAAAAGGACTTATAATAGCTGTGTTAGTAATCCAGAAATAAGCCTGTCGGAGTTTCTCATCCAGCCCCATTTGTTCTTTTGAGGCATCAGATACTTCTTCACTGGAATACAAATCTTTTATATCGAAAGTAGAAGGCTCGGCTCTTTCCTGTGGGTTAGTGGGCGCAGAGGGCACTTTTTGATACCCCCCAAAAGTTTTATTTGAAAAATCATTCATTTGAAACACTTTAATAAAAAATATCAGATTGCAATATACAGAATTCAAGCAAATTGACTACTGACTTCTTTTTTACTGAGCTGTACATTTTCTCTTAAGCCACCAGACACACCCAAACAATACCTACAAGAATTCAGGGGTTTGTTATCGTTTAAAAAAGCCAGCACTTTTTCCTTAAAATTAGGAGTATCGATTGGTATCCCATCAAGTTGGGAGTAAGTGCCAGAACTAAGTTTCTGATCTTTTTTTAGCATACCCAGATATTCGTCCATGTAAGCTGCCCGGGTACACTTATAAAAATAACCGTTTCTGATAATATGACAGCGGTGACGCATCCAGCAATCATCATATATTACCTGAACCTGACTTTTATCAGTAAAAGGTTCATCAATAAAAATTTCATTGAACTGGTCTACCTTTTTAATATTTACCACAATACCATATTGTCTTGCTTTGTTTTTTATCAATTCCAGTGTTTTGGGCTTGACTGGAGCACTTACATAATTAGAAATGGTTAACTGGTCTATTTGCTGCCAAAAGGCTTCGCTCATCTTATGTATCAACAAACCATTCGAAACTACCCTAACCTGCTCCGTAACACCATGCGATTTAACAACCCTGATAATTTCATCTAATTCGGGATGCAAGGTAGGCTCCCCTCCTGCTATCTTAAATACATCAGGGCGCAGGTTATTTTTTATAAACTTACAAATCTCATCCACTTCCGAAACACGCATAAATTTCTGAGGGTTAAATGGAGAAATGTTACAACAGTCACGACAGCGTAGATTGCAATGTTCGGCAATATGAAGTTCAAAAGACTCTGTTCTTATCTTTCCGTCTTCCAGGAAATACTTAGGTTTACCAATTTCCTCAAACTCCCCTTTTTTAACAAAAACCGCTTCCATTTCAACCAATAGCTCATCCCTGCATACATCGGCTTTCATAAAAGAGAGTTTACAACTTGGGGACACTACTTTTTTAAGGTATTGGCGTAAGAAAGCTGCATCCTCTTCATTCTTGTAATAAGTCCTCAAAAGCACGATATCCTCTAATGCAAAACCATACTGAACGCCATATTTTTTCAAATTAAACTGACTGCCCAGAACCCTGAGGTTATGAATCGTTTGGTTTACCTGGTCGTAAAGATTTGTATGCAGAGAATTTTCCCCTACCACACTGGCGGTGCCAGCGGAAATTAAAACGGTCTGGTTTAAGTTTTTATAAATCGCCCCCCTACTGAAAAGAGGTGGGCACTCGCCATACTTTTTTGAATAATGTCTGGCAGCTACCTGATCTTTATTTTCCAGAAAAACTGGTTGGTTTTCAACGGCCAGAAATTCCAACCTTATCTTATCAGAAGTATAACCTACTGCACTTGCTACAGGAACAGCAATACTATGTAACTGTTGGCTATAGTACTCAACAAAAGCACTATGTCTCCCCCTGTTAAACTGCTGATAAATATTGGCATCCGGAGAATTTGAAACTGGCTTTAAAATATTCGGCACATAATGCCAAACCCTCAAAAGGTAATGATTAGGGTGATTTTCTAAATAGGAGAAAACCTGTCTGTACAATCCACTGGTAATCTCTTCAACTTCCCCTTCTTTATATGGAAGCTCTATTAAACCAAAAACCCCATTTTCAGATATGGTAATTTCAAGGTCTCCATGGGTTTCCTGTTTGGAAATATTTTCGCCAGCCCATGCATCTACAAAGTAATCCTCTACTGAAGTCCTGCGAAGAAATTGACCATGCGCAGGCGTCTGAAGACTAGGGTCTGAGTTGACAATAAACTGCATTTTTTTACTATCTGATTTTCCAGAAGCGCTCTACAAAAGCATCACTGGAATTATATAATACTTCTCGAATACTGGCCATATTTTCACCAAATAAAACAGGCCATTCTGTTTCATAAAAAGAGATGGCCTCCATTTTTGTATTAAATTGTTCTTCTGTATGCCCTATCTGAAATGGCACTAAATTTACCCACGGCAGGTTGTTTTCAGTTTTACGCTCACATCTCAAATTGCGGATCTCCTGTTTATACTTTTCATTACTAAGGCCTTGGTCATTTTTATCACCCATATAATTTTTAACGAAAGCAATCTCACAGTCAGAAAGTTGCTCAGGTATCATTTGGGAAGATATCATTTCTTTATCTTTTTCAGAAAATAAATATCCTAAATTTTGCAACCTAACATTTGACCAGCAAGGCACCAAAGCATAGGGTAAGTCCTCGTAATAGCAAATGGCTTCCCCAAAATGGGAGCAGTCTAAACTGGAAAGGAACAACTGATGGTGGTCAATATGGCCACCTACACCGAGAGGAAAATAAATTTGAGAAGGTTTGTATATTTCTATACAAGAAAGCACTGAATCCAATAAACCTGCTACCTTTCCACATTTCAAATCATGATGGAATAAAATACTGGAAAAGCTGTTGTTTTGGGCATCCCGAAAAGGGGCATCAACAAAGTCTAAATGAGCAAATTTACAACCTAAAAACTGTAGTGCTTTTATATCGTCTTTCTTTCTTTTTTCATAAAGCTCAGCCTGAGAATGCCTTCCGCAAGAAGTAAAAATAGAAATTACTATCACCTCATTCCCTTCTGTAACCCAATGATTGATTGAGGAGCCACAGCTTAGTATGGCATCGTCCAGATGGGGCGAGAATATGAGGATTGTCTGCATGTGTTAAACTAATGGCATCAAAGGTGTTCTGGAACAAAACAGCTTTTCAATTAATACTGCAGCTTCAAAAGGCCCTTGATGTCTGGCAAAAGAATCGGCTATCTTTAATGCGTTTTTTCTTTCTTCTGCATCATCCTCAAGAAGCATATGAAGACCCGCTCGAATGTCTTCTACAGTAGCTTTATATGTGTCAAAAATCTTTCCCGCTTTATTGTAGGCAACAAACTTAGCCTGTAAAAACTGGTCGTTACAAATGGGCAGGAGCGCTATGGGTTTACCATGAGCTAAACATTCCATAACAGAGTTGGCTCCACCATGACTAATCATTAGGTCGATATGAGGTAACAAACGTAACTGAGGAGCATATTCAACTGCAATGACATTTTCATTTAATGTTTTCACAAAAGGAGTATGCACTAACTCATTCATGGAAAATATTAATTGGACATCAGAACCCTGCATTGCCTGCTGCACCATTGCAAATAATTTGGGGTGATAATAGACCTGACTTCCCAAAGACATATATACTTTTTTACTGTCCTTCCTTAAAAGGTGAAAGGGAAAGTCTTGTTCGTCTCCTCTATCGCCATCTGGGAAAGAGTGCCCTACATAAAACGAAAAAGTATTGTTACTAAAACTACGTGGTGCATATTCCTCTGTTGAAAATACGATATTAAGCCATGGAGATATTAAGTCACTTACCCGAAACCTAGCTTCTTGCAGATATTTTTGAAAAATCTCGTTCCTGTCTTGCGCAAACGTTTGCAAGGTCATGGTAAGGTCACATTCCCACTTGTCAGGTGTCACAGGATTTAACGAGGAGGAAACACCTACCCAAGGAATTTGATGTTGGTTGGCTACAATAGCAGCCGCATAAACCATGGGGTCAGTTACAATCAGGGCAGGGCAATACTGTTTAACGACGTCTTCAATAACCTGAACTTGACTGGGCACAGCATCAATAAGCAGGGTTTTTATCCAATTTTGAAGCCATGCTTTATCTTGCAACTTTTCAACAAATGTTTTCCCCTTCGTAACAAGTCCATCTTTATCCAATGAATTAAAAAACACAGGCACATCCAGCCCTGCCTTTACCACTTGCTCCTTTATATTTGTTTGAGCAAAAAAAGCAAGCTCATACCCTCGGTTCTGCAATTCTTTTGCTATACCAATCATTGGGTTAATATGACCTTTTTCAGGAATGGTGACAATCAGAATCTTCTTATTCTCATGCATATTGTTTCGCCCAGTATAACAAACTTACCATATTGAATAAAATCATCCGATCATTCTCCTCAATTTTACTTATCTCACATAAAGACAAGAGTGCTTTCTTATCCAAGTAAGCATCTACAAAACCCTGTTCTTTACTTACAAGCTGCTTTAGAATTTCCTGATACACTTTACCCAATCTAGGGTCTCTGGGCAGGGCAGATTTTTTCCGTTGAATAATAGGTTCAGGAATGAGGCCTTTCGCTGCTAGCTTCAGCACATATTTCTCATTTTGCTGCCTAAAACCCAAATGGTGCCCTATACCCCGTACCACATCTAAAACATTTTGATTGGCAAAAGGCACCCTGGCCTCTAACCCAAAGTACATGGTATGAATATCACCATGATGAAGGAGCCTTCCCAGCCATAATTTGTAAACAAGGCAGCTCATGGCCATAACCCTATCCTCATTACTACCTGCAAAGGTATACCCATTATCCTCCACCAGTCTGGTGTATTTCTCATCCAGATACTGAAAGGGATGCATCAGCTTACGCAAACGCTCAGATAATAAGCATGTCCTTTTATCACCACCAAAGTGCTTGATTAGACCAAGTGGACTGTAATTAACAGCTTTGTTAAGCAGAAAAAAGTACCCATAGTTGGTTTCATCAGCAGCATCACCAACCAAAACACTTTTAAATTCTTTAGAAGCGGCTTTCGAAAGAAAGTGCTGAGATATTTCCTGTTCCCAGGCTGGGATTCTATCATTTATTCCGGCCACTGTTCGTAGTGCCTTAGCAATGCCTTCCAAAGAAGCAGTCACAGAAACCATTGGAAAACCTAAAGTAGTGGCCAAGTGCTTCGCATAGGGAAAATCATCAGAATTAACAATTGAGTTTTCGTCAAAAAGAAGTTGCGAATGATTTTCAAAGGCTATCGTAAATGCTTTAAAATTCTCAGCTTTAACTTTCATAGCCAAAGAAGAAAGAATAGACGAATCAAGTCCACCACTTAGGAAAACACCTACAGGCAAATCTGATACAACAGAAAGCTTTACACTCTCTTCCAAAGCACTTCTCAGCTGTTGAACATATATCTCTAATGCTTGGCCGCTAGCACTAATGTTAAAGTTGATATACTTCTTTTTACTTATCCTATCTCTACTAACAAACAGCTTCTCGCCAGCACCTAAATAAGAAATCCCTTGAAAAACCGAATGCTCAACCCCACTTAACATAGGAGCCACCACATATTCAACAATTGACTGATGATCAATCTTAGGTTTAGTGCTTAAACACGATAAAATGGCCTTGGTTTCAGAAGCAAACAAGAACGCTCCATTAAAAGAATAGTACACAAAAGGTTTTACCCCTAAAGGGTCTCTGGCCGCAAAGCCGGTTTGAGAAAGGCTGTCCCAAATCAGAAAAGAAAACATACCTATAAATTTATCCAGACAGTCTTCACCCCAGATAAGATATGCCGCTAACACAACTTCCGTATCAGAGTTTGACACAAAAGCATACCTTCCTGCCAATTGCTGACGAAGCGCTTTATAGTTATACACTTCACCATTATAAAGAATCAAATATCTCCCGGTATGGTCAAAAAAAGGTTGTTTTCCACCCTGCCTGTCAATAATGGCTAAGCGTTGGTGACAAAACCCATGATTGCCTTTGACCAGTATCTGCTGTTCATCAGGTCCCCGATGAAGCTGGGCTTGTGCTATTTTACTTACCCGGTGATAAAGCGTTTGACCATTGTCTCTGGAAAACAATATTCCACCTATTCCACACATTTTTAAGCCTTTTCATCTTTATTTAACAGTTGAAGCCTCTCTTTCAGCGGCAACTTTTCCAAATAGTCATAAATAACTGATGGAACCAAGTCTTTAATACTGGCATTGTCAAGCAATTGCTTCCTTACTTCTGTAGCACTCACTTCAACTTTATTTAACAAAGCTTTAGTTGGGATACCTAAGGCATGACACATACTCAGAATAATAGGGTTTGAACCATATACGGAAGAAAAATCAGGTAGTAAAAAAGAAAGTTCAAGCATATTCTCAAGGTTAAAAGCATTTTGAGGAAGAGCCATCAGGTAAAACTTGCCTGGAAACTCTTTTTGAAAAAAGCTATGAAGCATCTCAAGCCGCTCAGAGGCTGACAAAGGATTGTTAAGAACATGCGCCTGTTCGGCAGCAGCAATTAAGACAATAATTTCATCGCATTCCTCCCCTAGCTGTTTTACAAAAGCCGCATGTCCATTATGAAACGGCTGAGCCCGGGTTATAAACAAGCCTCGTCGAACATTCGGCAAAAATTTGGTTAATTGATAATTATGATCAGGCATTTCCGGCAGCAGGTTAAACTGGCATTTTAGAATAAGTCCTGCAGGCTCCTCATCTGATTTATTACTGGTATATATGGTATTAAAAGGAGGCGTAAGCAATTTTAACTGTATCCAATAATTTACTCCAGACACCCCTTTATCAGGGTATAATAATAGGAAAAAAGGGATACCTAATTGCTTTACCAAAACACTTTGTAAAATGATTAAAAGTTGCCCTGTAGTCAATCCATGTTGATTAAACTGATCAGCTTTCGACAGAACAAAAACTGCTTCATCGTATTCATTTGCTATAAGACACAAGTCTTCCACATATTCTTTATCAATATGTGATGCCTCCAGGAGAAACAAAACCCTATTCTTCATATTGAAGCACTTCATTAAAACATGGCAAAAAACCTATACCTTCCTCTAAAGTCCAAATACCTTTGATGGCTTTTTCTAAATATAAAAAAGACTGATCAAGGCAAAATAAGACTTTCCATAATCCTTCATTCTTTTCAAAATCTTCCACTATAAACTTTAAGCTCTTATTATTTACTGTATATTCATTTAAACCCAACAAAATAGCTTCGGTATCATACTGTAGTTTATCATCAAAGCGGCTGTATTTGCAAGTGCGAAAAGCAGAAAAAACAACCTCTAGCTCCAGGGGAGCATATTGCACTTTTTCAAAATCCAGAAAAGCCACCAAATCGCCATTCTGAAATAATATGTTTTCTAAATGGATATCCCCATGAATATACTGCTTATGTCTAGAATGGAGGTATATGTTTCCAATCAAAGCATTTAACATCTTTGCCTTTTTCATGAAAACATGCG is from Cytophagaceae bacterium ABcell3 and encodes:
- a CDS encoding AAA family ATPase, producing the protein MNDFSNKTFGGYQKVPSAPTNPQERAEPSTFDIKDLYSSEEVSDASKEQMGLDEKLRQAYFWITNTAIISPFYDIEYEDGDSRRFTFGDRKVEVTLPKGQSYSSFVLIPLLTLAVRGKCLIVGGPGRGKTATSLLMGLLAGYSKIDVMRAIQHGQPQMTISDLLGHPLPADMVKAEKTSDIRIAWRKWLGMKVKIIDEYNRIPTRTQSALLTVLSDNYAEIFDQIYECPQAAWYLTANDDAGGGTYQVIEALKDRIDVVIRAFHFNTRFIEDLQRRIELNFKPESMIPDEIVFTEEEMDIVHEQIRGIAISAPLRKRLEFFCRQFEFFESSSDKIEYMTKDTAKLSGLDFRTLFRKETGKDHVKDLGSQTLNGVSVRKIMTLIIYSKALAFFRGNKQVELEDIRQILPFILHDSLVPHLESPFFDQAGNESYRVDRIVWLRKLFDLSCDEYMSQGLDADDPMDAFDEQFKQGLENVSMKEIDKRLLDIEKQLYNWSQEKKLYGYRHDDILKLKYFHQRYMNYKRWLQWKK
- a CDS encoding adenylyltransferase/cytidyltransferase family protein, producing MKNRVLFLLEASHIDKEYVEDLCLIANEYDEAVFVLSKADQFNQHGLTTGQLLIILQSVLVKQLGIPFFLLLYPDKGVSGVNYWIQLKLLTPPFNTIYTSNKSDEEPAGLILKCQFNLLPEMPDHNYQLTKFLPNVRRGLFITRAQPFHNGHAAFVKQLGEECDEIIVLIAAAEQAHVLNNPLSASERLEMLHSFFQKEFPGKFYLMALPQNAFNLENMLELSFLLPDFSSVYGSNPIILSMCHALGIPTKALLNKVEVSATEVRKQLLDNASIKDLVPSVIYDYLEKLPLKERLQLLNKDEKA
- a CDS encoding radical SAM protein, with amino-acid sequence MQFIVNSDPSLQTPAHGQFLRRTSVEDYFVDAWAGENISKQETHGDLEITISENGVFGLIELPYKEGEVEEITSGLYRQVFSYLENHPNHYLLRVWHYVPNILKPVSNSPDANIYQQFNRGRHSAFVEYYSQQLHSIAVPVASAVGYTSDKIRLEFLAVENQPVFLENKDQVAARHYSKKYGECPPLFSRGAIYKNLNQTVLISAGTASVVGENSLHTNLYDQVNQTIHNLRVLGSQFNLKKYGVQYGFALEDIVLLRTYYKNEEDAAFLRQYLKKVVSPSCKLSFMKADVCRDELLVEMEAVFVKKGEFEEIGKPKYFLEDGKIRTESFELHIAEHCNLRCRDCCNISPFNPQKFMRVSEVDEICKFIKNNLRPDVFKIAGGEPTLHPELDEIIRVVKSHGVTEQVRVVSNGLLIHKMSEAFWQQIDQLTISNYVSAPVKPKTLELIKNKARQYGIVVNIKKVDQFNEIFIDEPFTDKSQVQVIYDDCWMRHRCHIIRNGYFYKCTRAAYMDEYLGMLKKDQKLSSGTYSQLDGIPIDTPNFKEKVLAFLNDNKPLNSCRYCLGVSGGLRENVQLSKKEVSSQFA
- a CDS encoding PIG-L family deacetylase, which encodes MQTILIFSPHLDDAILSCGSSINHWVTEGNEVIVISIFTSCGRHSQAELYEKRKKDDIKALQFLGCKFAHLDFVDAPFRDAQNNSFSSILFHHDLKCGKVAGLLDSVLSCIEIYKPSQIYFPLGVGGHIDHHQLFLSSLDCSHFGEAICYYEDLPYALVPCWSNVRLQNLGYLFSEKDKEMISSQMIPEQLSDCEIAFVKNYMGDKNDQGLSNEKYKQEIRNLRCERKTENNLPWVNLVPFQIGHTEEQFNTKMEAISFYETEWPVLFGENMASIREVLYNSSDAFVERFWKIR
- the asnB gene encoding asparagine synthase (glutamine-hydrolyzing), which gives rise to MCGIGGILFSRDNGQTLYHRVSKIAQAQLHRGPDEQQILVKGNHGFCHQRLAIIDRQGGKQPFFDHTGRYLILYNGEVYNYKALRQQLAGRYAFVSNSDTEVVLAAYLIWGEDCLDKFIGMFSFLIWDSLSQTGFAARDPLGVKPFVYYSFNGAFLFASETKAILSCLSTKPKIDHQSIVEYVVAPMLSGVEHSVFQGISYLGAGEKLFVSRDRISKKKYINFNISASGQALEIYVQQLRSALEESVKLSVVSDLPVGVFLSGGLDSSILSSLAMKVKAENFKAFTIAFENHSQLLFDENSIVNSDDFPYAKHLATTLGFPMVSVTASLEGIAKALRTVAGINDRIPAWEQEISQHFLSKAASKEFKSVLVGDAADETNYGYFFLLNKAVNYSPLGLIKHFGGDKRTCLLSERLRKLMHPFQYLDEKYTRLVEDNGYTFAGSNEDRVMAMSCLVYKLWLGRLLHHGDIHTMYFGLEARVPFANQNVLDVVRGIGHHLGFRQQNEKYVLKLAAKGLIPEPIIQRKKSALPRDPRLGKVYQEILKQLVSKEQGFVDAYLDKKALLSLCEISKIEENDRMILFNMVSLLYWAKQYA
- a CDS encoding glycosyltransferase, with translation MHENKKILIVTIPEKGHINPMIGIAKELQNRGYELAFFAQTNIKEQVVKAGLDVPVFFNSLDKDGLVTKGKTFVEKLQDKAWLQNWIKTLLIDAVPSQVQVIEDVVKQYCPALIVTDPMVYAAAIVANQHQIPWVGVSSSLNPVTPDKWECDLTMTLQTFAQDRNEIFQKYLQEARFRVSDLISPWLNIVFSTEEYAPRSFSNNTFSFYVGHSFPDGDRGDEQDFPFHLLRKDSKKVYMSLGSQVYYHPKLFAMVQQAMQGSDVQLIFSMNELVHTPFVKTLNENVIAVEYAPQLRLLPHIDLMISHGGANSVMECLAHGKPIALLPICNDQFLQAKFVAYNKAGKIFDTYKATVEDIRAGLHMLLEDDAEERKNALKIADSFARHQGPFEAAVLIEKLFCSRTPLMPLV